In Dermacentor variabilis isolate Ectoservices chromosome 1, ASM5094787v1, whole genome shotgun sequence, the genomic stretch aagtatttaagctgttaaactaggaaggcttagtagtaaggatcaacggcaaatatgtcggcaaccttcggtttgcggatgacattgttctgttcagcagcactggggatgaactacaacaaatgattgaggaccttaacagagaaaattttaaagtggggttgaagattaatacgcagaagacacagataatgatcaatagtctggcaagggaacaagagttcaggatcgccagtcagcctcaagagtctgtgaaggagtacgtttatataGGTCAAATACTtataggggaccctgatcataagaacaaaatttacagaagaataaaaattggttggagcgcatacggcagacattgtcagatcctgactagaagcttaccagtatcatttaaaagaaagttgcacaatcattgcattcaacCGGTGTGAACACATGAgtcagaaacttggaggttgacacaGAAGCTggaggacaagttaaggaccgcgcaaagagcgatggagcgaagaatgttaggcgtaacgttaagagacaggaatagaGCGACGTGGTTCAgacagcaaacggggatagccgatattctacttgacatcaagagaaaaaagatggagctgggcaggccatgtaatgcggaGGATGAATAACTGATAGATGATTAtagttacagaatgtgtgccaagagaagggaagcgcagtcgagggcggcagaaaactCGGTGggttatgaaattaggaaattcacagccgcaagttggaatcagctggcgcTGGACAGAGGTAATTAGAGATGGCAacgagaagccttcgtcctgcagtgtacataaaaataggctgatgaagaATCACGGCTATTATATATAGTAGACTCCTGTCTCCAAACTGCGGCACCCAGCCGCACGAAGCACAATGGAAGGGCAAGTGCGACCCTGTTCCATTTTTCATCGATAGGCTGTTCTCTCTTTCCGCTTAGTTATCCTTGCGCTGGTATTCCTTTGCAAGCATGAACGAACTTGCTCAACATCGCACTTTGCTGAATTACATGTTAGATAACGTTAGGACCAAAACAAGAGCCGCCTTCAAGTGCACCATGTGTCGTATGTTGCTGCGACAGGCCGCCACGTTTCATCACAATTTCCCGTCACAAAAGTGGTTAGGATAACATGCCACAAGGCATGGCATGGCCAGCGAGATAAATGGTCGTTAGTCAAATGTGGCAAACGTGTAGCGCTAATGCTGCCTTTCCGAGCATAGCGAGTGCTATTCGCTGCAAGAAGTTATTGCAATTCACACTGGACTAACTATGAAAACGCGACTTTTTGTCAGTCACGAACCCAGAGAGAAATAACAGTTATTCGTCCCAAAGGAACTAAGGCCTCTGTCCGAGCTTCTCGGTAGGAGGCATGAGCCTCCAGAGTTTCTGAAAACTGGCGTCTGTTGTGCGAGCGGCGGTTTATTATTTCGTATTGGACATACCACGAAATAGCTGTTGACGCCATATCCTTGTTATATGAGAAGAACGGTGCGCTCCAGTACAGCCCCGATTAAGAGCACTATCTGCTGCTTCCACATAATGATGCAAGGTTTACGCACAGTGCGCGTCGATTCTTTCGCGGCCCAAGCGGTGACAAGAACGACcgtggaaggaggggggggggggggcagtgcggGCGCCGCGCGCTCCAGCGTTACGAGCAGTCGGCGAGTGGTGCAGTGGACCGTGGCGTTCTCAGCAGCGGGGTGTGCGACGCTTGTCTGGGCGCAGTGAAGTGAAAACAACTTGAGCGGCTGTTCTAGTTTTCAGCATTCTTATATGCGCATTTTTTTAGCCCTCGCATTACACATAGTGACATTGCTAAATCGCTGATCCGTGTTGCATACTTAAACAGCATGCTGTTTGTATGGTGCGGGCCGAGGTATTGGTatcagtttatttttatttagcccCAAGATACTGGATGTACTGCAAGACTGGTGGACGCGATGCAGTTGATGTAATGTTTAGGTCGCAGAAGTAAACTGAATTTTCTGAATGAAAGCAACGGCATCTTTTCTATTTTGTTGTAATAGTAAAAACGCCTTTATTTGCGTAAATGAAAACAGTATTCCGTTATACTACATCGAGTTGCAAATTTCAACGCGCAGCTGTCCTAACTAGCGCAAGTTTTGACGTAAGAGGTCAAAAGTATACGTTAATAAGTTCTGACGAACGAGGTCAAAACTTATTGAAACGTAACCTTAGAACACCTTTTTTTAAAATCCGCTAGTACTGTGGCATCATGGGAAAGATAGCGGCCAAACAACAGGTTGATGTGGGgccctttttcttgttctttggcCAGACTTATTGCGAATACTGAAAAACAATCTAATGACGTCAAAGTTGTGGCGCAAAGATAAATCCCAAGCCACCTCGAGTCAACGGCATTCGACGCTCAAGGTCGTATTGAGTCAAATGTGCTTACCTTTGTTAGTTCCATTTACGCGTTTCATTCTTTATGCACGTATTTTAAGCGGCGTAAAATCCCCATGCAATTTGGTTAGGGAATTGTGGCTGCTCAATTGCTTTCGGACACTCTAAAGAAATGCTTGAGCACTTGGTGTTAAAATGTTCAACTTTCCGCAGATGCCATGGTGTGCTGCCGAGCAAGTTTCAAGGGaactaaagcgaaacaacaaatcagcCAAGACTGGTTAAAATGGGCTTGAATAGTCTCTTGTCGGTAATTTTTCAATGACAGCATGGtcattagaagagaaaatgaaggtcaaagtttcatatttttttaaattaagcTTACAAAACCCGCACACCGGCacttcagtgtgacgtcacggatttcaaagtaatTTATCTCATTTTGGCAGCGTTAACTGAGTAAAAAATCCAGAAACTTGCCACATTCAGCCTTTTTGGctcttttagaacacaatgtagttgACCTTTACCGCTGTATAATTACCTCGACCCTAATAGATACCgttaaaatccatgacgtcatggtgGGGTGGGGCGTGAACTTTAAGGCGGATTTGCCATCCGTCTTTCGTTTTTACCTTTTTTCTGGCCTACCAAGCGTTTTATCGCGGCGAGAGTGGTGTCTGTGGCCTTGTGGAAGGGTGGTTTACTAATACACAAGAAACcatttttctctttattgccCCTTTCAACAGCTACATCTTGCACGAACTGTGCTTAATAATATCTTGTTTCCGAAAGGTTGGTCCTCAACTAGGTATAAGGCTCGCATAACTAGTGCTGGAATTCTTGTCAACCACGAATCTAGGCTCTCGTCTGTAACGCTGGTTCTCTGCGTGTGACTGTGGGGAGTGCTTGTTTATTCCTCGCTCTTTATTTCTTCCTATCCCCTTGTTCTCTGTATCTCTTTTTCTTCCGCTGCAAGCTGGTGGGCCTGGTGACCCTTTTAGGAGGCAACTGCTAGCCCACTTTTTCTGTTTGTGATGCTTGCATTATTTACGTGattaacaataacaataaaaacgtTCGCTATGCTCACCGCAAACTGTTTACACGGCACAACACTGGCCTCTATCTCGCCACACGCATAGGAGTTTGTATTCTTGCAATTTCAACACAAACTCGCTATTAAAACCGTTTATTTTACTTTGCGTGGCACATAAACTTTCCAAAGTAGGGACAGTAGCATGCAGGGAATTGTTGAAAAGGTGCAAGTTCTTCGCTTGCGATTGCGATGTTTTCCAGGTAACGGGCTTATCCGTAGTAACCGTGTCCGCCGTATCCATAGCCACCATATCCATAACCGCCGTAGCCGTGACCGCCGTATCCGTATCCACCGTATCCACCGTGCCCGTAGGCCGGAACACTTTTGCCGTGGGCACTCAAGTAGGGCGCAGCGGCGGGGAGGCTGGTCTTAGTTCCAGGCTCGTTGGTCTTGACGACGGCGCGGAACCCGAGCTTGTCGGCCACGTAGTGCACCTGCCGATGGCGGCCGTCGATGTCGCCGAGGTAGTAGGAACCGTGCACGGGGCCGTACGCGTGCCCTGCTTCGTGGCGGCCGTTGACGGCGCCGTAGCCGTTGACGATGTCGTAGCCGAACCGGTAGTGCCCGTAGTCCTGGTGGGAAAGATTTTAAAGGCAAATATGCGCCAAGGATACAAAGATGAAAGTCTTCTCATTGGACATTATTCTTAAAAATAATACTTGTGCAAGATAGACGCAGAGAACAGGGACGAAACAAAAAACGTGCCAAGCGCTCCTGTTCCACCGGGCGTCTGTTTTGTGTCAGTGCTTAATATTTCGATAGAGTGGACGAGAAGGTGCAAAAGCTGACGACTGTTCTCAACAACTCACTGCGAAGccagccatcaacgtcaacgaaATAAATGCCGAATACACGAAACTTAATGGCTTCCAGGCTATAAAACAACCTCTAAAACTAAATTATTCAGTGCTCGAACAGCTAGccttactgctgctgcttgtcaaAAAGCCTTATGCACGGGCCTTCAAGCGCACCAGTCTGtcagattgttttctttttgtttaacttTCCTAAATAAGCAAAACACTCACGCTTGTCGGGCGCTAtaacgtacccccccccccccattccaatcttttctattccaattctgaaatcagccctccgcgattggtcaacaaCTTTTttggatcccccccccccttcacctgtctgccacgcgacgtcacgaaaaccgcgatagctcctcatctgatatgacgtgtacacactgattacgcatgagTTGACCGAGCAAACGAAAAATTATTTCTGATGCAACgccctttcgccattagccctcggctattggtcaaaagttttcgggcttcaATCCCTTcacctatctgtcacgcgacgtcacaaaaccgaaaAAACTTACCGCATCAATGTGACGTGTAcgagttaaagatgcattaatatgccgaacaaaactgaattttctcttGAATAGCCGCAGGCCGTCCCGATCCGTAAGGAATAATAGATGGCTGctgccaatcgctcaggcactggctactcgcacctgtcgaagagcttgggcttatttgcgtgtaataaaacattctgcgtggccgtgtaacattttcgagcactttcggcccgtttacgacctcgttctgccaactcttctttgctgagcatagttctagcgtcattcttaagcttgcgttgcatgccgccgcaattttcgaccagccactgcaatcTAAGTGAAGGAAAATGGACCAATcgaagacgccggcaccaccctcttcatccggttatcgattttcagtgcagtggctcggccccatagaatccctctccacttgagcgtgctcctcgcctgttgtcagccaattaaataagacaagtcgctcagcgtaggcaatgttattcgtttttgaagcaaacaaaagtgaccgcctatgaacgaggagtgcgtttgaatggtctcttcagacaacctgcaggtgaccgcccggtgcttgcttcggcggttacgcaaatttgacgtcaggagattggactAAAAAAGGTATTGAATTTTTATAGCGCCCGTGGTTTGCGTATGCAAGAAACTGGAATATTTACTAATTTGGAAGTGTAGCCTAAATGTGTACAGATGTAGCACACAGGAAATGTGCCTTCACGTCGACAATTATCACGCAGTATCAAATATCATGCAAATATCAGAAACGATATAAGCGCCAATAAGACGTTTATGTGAGCGAAATTTTCGACTCATCTACCGTAACATGAAGCGCTGCCATGGTCGCCGCACTTACATCTTGTTTTCTGTATGTTCTGCTCGATCCGCCATGGTGTCCTCCAGCGTAGCCCCCAAAAGCGACGGCTGTGACGCCTAGGAAGACGACTACCTGGAAGCCCCAAAAATAAGCACCATCACCAAGGTTTGTCACCATGCAAGCACAATCACTTTCCGCCGGAGCGCGCCGGCAGACACGCGTGTGGACTGTTTAAAGGTGTTTACGAAACGAGGAGCGCCACGATCTACAGCACGGAAGACCCATAATTACAAGGCGGAAACTGTGCCTCCATGCCGATGAGTGCTTCCGTTTTCACAAATAAACGCGACGTCGGTCAAATATTGAATTCGATCACTCGCGATGATTCGCAGAGCACACGTCTATACAGAGTGTTTCGCTTAACTTGAGCCAAGCTTtacaaatatgcaaatgctacgtagctggacagagccaaggtaatgttgtttgtcgtcgcttggagatactcagactgAGTCACAattaattagtcaacttctcaattattatacctagaaaaagaagtgtcaatgaggaaattgtagaccAACACGAAAAAcgcccgatacagctttcttttgctcaatacgtgctacttaaaagggtttttccaagcgtgaaagaagcctgcgaataaaCGCAAAATGCATTGAGCAGCAAGTCGCGCGGcatttttgcgtgtattcgcggcttGTTTCACGCTCGGCAATACACTAttatgtagtacgtattgaggaacagagagctgtatcgggaatttttcatgttgctctacaattttctcattgacacttttcatctagctATAATAATTGAGAGGTTGAtgaattaattaggactaattatgtaattaggcggaacgcaaaaataatctaagtatctccaagcgacggcaaacaatattaccttggtttgGTCTAGATaagtggcatttacatatttttattcTATGGCTAAAGATACGGGAAACGCCCTGTATACGTATATGCAACTCTGCGACGCAACGTCATTGCGTGAACGAACGAATTATGCGCGCAGGTCATGGTAGCTTGTATGGAAACCGAAATCACATAAGTCGTTCAACGAGCAGCGTAAAGAAAAGATATGCACTGTAAGTAATGAGCTGCAGTTTTGATCGCAATTAGTTTCTAGCCAATTTCATCTTAACAGTCATCAGCAGCCCAAAAATGTTGCATTTGTCAGGCGACAAAAGCTtgctcagcatttttttttcttttgcattctcaTCTGCATTCGTCGCACCATGCCGCATTTCAAATTTTTGAAGGGGGTTTGTCATATTGCAAGTGTCCGCGCTTACTTAACATTAAACCAGGGCAGCGCACGTGAAGCTTTGCTGACGAGAACTTCACGTCAAACGTAATAAGCTTTTACCGTTTAAACAGTGTTTGACTCCTGACTTATGACTGCAACTGGCGACCGTATGGACATTAGACTAGCGGTTACACTAAACTCACCTGGCGGGTACATGTTCTGGGTGTTTACAAAAATGGACTGGAAATTGAGCTTGACGCATATAGCAGATGGGATCGTTTACAATAAAAGAGTAAACGATAAAAAGCTACGCTGACCCCGGATCAAAATTAATTAACAGCGCACCACTTTGGCTCTGTCGCCGATTAACTACTGATAATTATGGAATAACCGCATAGACTATTCACACGTTCACGAGCATCACACAAAAACAACACTCATTAGCAAAACATGGTGTTCTCTGTAAAAACAAAGTAGCACAACTGAAAGAAGCACGGCCCCCCCCAATGTGCTGCTTGGATTCTATAACCACCGTGCCTTGTCCCTCTGATGAAAAGGACAAAACGTCTGAGCAGACAGGAGAGGGCGTCACTTTTGGCAAAAGACTTAGGATCTTCTTTAGCGACCTCGTGCACACTAACATAAAGATATAGGAAGACGGTTAAATACCCCAAATATATCACAAAAAGAGCTAGACGTTGCAGTCACGACCATTTGTGCAGTGATACAAATCTCCGAGTAAATCGAACTATAGCGCTTCAGAAGCATGGTTACCTGACTGAGCATGTTTCCAACGTCTAGGAGCTCTTGCAACTGACTTCGAGCGGCTACGGACCGCCTGGTTTTATAAGTCTCGGCCAAACTCTCCCATATTGGCAGTCGTTCGGCCTCCCAATAGAGTCTCCCTAGGCTGGCGGCTATTTCCCTGGAATGCTGCATTTCGTGTCttagggctcacacacacgcgtTACAAGTGTCCATGCCGTACACGCCGCCATTCAGTTACCTGCTCTCCGAAGCCGGTTTCACTCGGTTGTTCGTTCGGCGTTGCTGCTTTGATTGGGTTCTGGTCTCGTGCATGACTTGCGCTGGAAACGTgcgagaagagaaagaaaaagctcTTACTGGTGACCTTTTGGACAAGGTTTTAGGTAACTATGAAGACGCTTTGAGATCTCTGTGTCATGCCCTAATTCTCTATATTCCGTATTGGAACTTTATCTTTTCAAGGTAGTAGTAATCCGTGTCTTCAATTTGATTGCACTTTTACTCGAACCTTTTGGGTGCCGCTATGACGTTGGCTATAATCACAAGGAGAAATGTTTTCCAACCTCATATACAGTTCGAACTGGAAGCATACGTTACAACGTGTACGTAGTAGGGCGATATTTGTGTGGTTAGAAAGCAATCTTTGGCGGCCACAAACAAATACACCAGCCTATAAAGCCTGGAACGCTGTGTTTATGTTCTGACTTGTCGATTTTGTGAAAATAAGATCACTAACGTAGGGTTCCAGCGGCAGAATTCGCCGACCGCTTCTTTTGTAAGTGCTGTTTCTGATCGGCGGGACTCATGTCGTCGTCATTCGCTATTATGAGAGACTGGCTATCGTTTTAGCGAATCTTTCTTGCGCGCTAAAGACTTTGCAAATAACAGCCTAATTGACTTCAAAGTGATGATGGACTACGCAAAAGTGATGGCCAAGTTACCTCACCATCGCAGAAGGGTTCACTTTTGGGTCTGCCGGGGGGAATTCAATGAGGGAACCTCAAGGTGGGACACAGTAGCACCCGTCACGCCTACTTTGAGCCCTGTGTGGTGCCTACATGAGACATCAACTACTTTACGAGAGTTCGATACTAGATGTTTCTCAGCTAAATTTATGGCGAAATGTTCTGAGCTAGATTGAATAACTTGCAACAAGCTTTCCTTAACCTCACCTGGTAGTACGACCCCCCTCCCAATAT encodes the following:
- the LOC142558257 gene encoding uncharacterized protein LOC142558257, with product MPRFLEELVKVNLWPGGMAGSASMVQSMSRGVFTAAGLGALSHWRACHSLGLVVVFLGVTAVAFGGYAGGHHGGSSRTYRKQDDYGHYRFGYDIVNGYGAVNGRHEAGHAYGPVHGSYYLGDIDGRHRQVHYVADKLGFRAVVKTNEPGTKTSLPAAAPYLSAHGKSVPAYGHGGYGGYGYGGHGYGGYGYGGYGYGGHGYYG